In a single window of the Bacillus clarus genome:
- a CDS encoding alpha/beta hydrolase — protein MSNLTYINLLNETLECYSQKDSLEAYYYIMRNARGIIGNQAQIYNFKYTLASASGLEKEALQIMKEAIIENKFWYGYEYLIADDDLKPLHKFEEFHQMVQLCREREELAKKSEQADLKYIYNKENKNLLITMHGDQENIQIVEPYWESVLLQDYALALPQSSQIQFSDGYVWDDIEKGSREVKKHYDKIIANNNSNAFENIIIGGFSAGARVALHAILHGEIEVNGFIFAAPWLPEIEEWYGLIDLLKDKGIKGYIICGDQDEDCFACTQQFIRLLREKNVEHMYKVIPGLHHDYPKGFEELLEEAVEYISGKNG, from the coding sequence ATGAGTAATTTGACTTATATTAACTTGTTAAATGAAACTTTAGAGTGTTATTCGCAGAAAGATAGCTTGGAGGCTTACTATTATATAATGAGAAATGCTAGGGGGATAATAGGAAATCAAGCGCAAATATATAACTTTAAATACACATTAGCAAGCGCATCTGGTCTTGAAAAAGAAGCACTTCAAATCATGAAAGAAGCAATTATAGAAAATAAATTTTGGTATGGATATGAGTATTTAATTGCCGATGATGATTTAAAACCACTCCATAAATTTGAAGAGTTTCATCAAATGGTTCAGCTGTGTAGAGAAAGAGAAGAATTAGCAAAGAAATCGGAACAAGCTGATTTGAAATATATATATAATAAGGAAAATAAAAATTTACTAATCACAATGCATGGTGATCAAGAAAATATACAGATAGTAGAACCATATTGGGAATCCGTTTTACTGCAAGATTATGCGTTAGCTTTACCACAGTCTTCACAAATTCAATTTTCTGACGGATATGTTTGGGATGATATAGAAAAAGGTTCACGAGAAGTAAAGAAGCATTATGATAAAATTATTGCAAATAATAATAGTAATGCATTTGAAAATATAATTATTGGAGGATTTTCTGCTGGGGCAAGAGTTGCATTACATGCGATATTACATGGAGAAATAGAAGTGAACGGTTTTATTTTTGCAGCACCGTGGCTTCCGGAAATTGAAGAATGGTATGGATTGATAGATTTATTAAAGGATAAAGGGATAAAGGGATATATTATATGTGGTGATCAAGATGAAGATTGTTTTGCATGTACGCAGCAATTTATCCGATTATTAAGAGAGAAAAATGTAGAGCATATGTATAAAGTCATTCCTGGCTTACACCATGATTACCCTAAGGGTTTTGAAGAGTTATTAGAAGAAGCTGTGGAGTATATAAGCGGTAAAAATGGATAA
- a CDS encoding DUF3939 domain-containing protein: MFRFFKSAKEERCITKDELEQAMAKFLETNANIVYTVLVNDDYTVNYDLLKPYLPAFPTNLFLITKETLEVFEHTEENLELVKEIDFVQKAVDQYVTEKEMFPIVEDDEDRLICGIKLAPYLDRILKKNLYISEKHYLVSSKPDKKKQNDG, translated from the coding sequence ATGTTTCGCTTTTTCAAAAGTGCAAAAGAGGAGAGGTGCATTACAAAAGATGAACTAGAGCAAGCGATGGCTAAGTTTCTAGAGACAAACGCAAATATTGTTTATACTGTATTAGTAAATGATGATTATACCGTGAATTATGATTTATTGAAGCCATATTTACCTGCATTTCCAACAAACCTATTTCTTATTACGAAGGAAACGCTAGAGGTATTTGAACATACAGAAGAAAATTTAGAATTGGTTAAAGAAATTGATTTCGTACAAAAGGCAGTAGATCAATATGTAACAGAAAAAGAAATGTTTCCAATTGTGGAAGATGACGAAGATCGCCTCATATGTGGAATAAAACTAGCACCGTATTTAGATCGAATATTAAAGAAAAATTTATATATTTCAGAAAAGCATTATTTAGTTTCGAGTAAACCAGATAAGAAAAAACAGAATGATGGATAG
- a CDS encoding CobW family GTP-binding protein, which produces MIPVTILTGFLGSGKTTLLNRILSEDHGKKLAVIVNEIGQIGIDNQLIMNVEEEIMEMTNGCLCCTVREDLLVALKQLLDVKAEGKMDFDGLVIETTGLANPGPIIQTFFLDPVIQSAYQINGVVTVVDSYHIHKHFEKGLEAKEQIAFADVVLVNKLDLIEAEEKEKLLIELQGINPTAKLIPTTNCEVDIPSLLQIQTFKTRDTLEIYPHKEHHHLEGVKSFVLREERPLDLQKLNEWMSAVVQELGEHLYRYKGILSIDGVDRRIVFQGVHTLFAASYDREWQEGETRVSEVVFIGRDINKEWFQEHFQECVK; this is translated from the coding sequence ATGATTCCAGTAACAATTTTAACTGGTTTTCTTGGTTCTGGGAAAACAACGCTATTAAATCGTATCTTATCTGAGGATCACGGTAAGAAATTAGCGGTTATTGTAAATGAAATAGGACAAATTGGTATTGATAATCAATTGATTATGAATGTTGAAGAAGAAATTATGGAGATGACGAACGGCTGTTTATGCTGTACAGTGCGTGAAGATTTGCTTGTTGCATTAAAACAATTACTGGATGTAAAAGCGGAAGGGAAAATGGATTTTGATGGTTTAGTAATCGAAACGACAGGTCTTGCAAATCCAGGTCCGATTATTCAAACGTTCTTTTTAGATCCAGTCATTCAATCTGCATACCAAATTAACGGTGTTGTAACGGTTGTAGATAGTTACCATATACATAAACATTTTGAAAAAGGGTTAGAAGCGAAAGAACAAATTGCTTTTGCTGATGTCGTTTTAGTAAATAAATTAGATTTAATTGAAGCAGAGGAAAAAGAGAAACTTCTTATTGAATTGCAGGGGATTAATCCAACTGCGAAACTAATTCCAACAACAAATTGTGAAGTGGATATTCCTTCTTTGTTGCAAATTCAAACATTTAAAACGAGAGATACGTTAGAGATTTATCCGCATAAAGAACATCATCATTTAGAAGGTGTAAAATCATTTGTATTACGTGAAGAGCGTCCGTTAGACTTACAAAAATTAAATGAATGGATGTCTGCTGTCGTTCAAGAATTAGGGGAGCATTTATATAGATATAAAGGCATTTTATCCATTGATGGAGTAGACCGACGTATCGTTTTCCAAGGTGTTCATACATTATTTGCTGCTTCGTACGATAGAGAGTGGCAAGAGGGAGAAACGAGAGTAAGTGAAGTAGTTTTCATCGGAAGAGATATTAATAAAGAATGGTTCCAAGAGCATTTTCAAGAATGCGTGAAATAA
- a CDS encoding DUF3896 family protein — translation MKRTYDYHATKKHLELKKQQLCKKLSSVKLTEEERNQLKMEIDNYEYILNLVEMNHYERGFSR, via the coding sequence ATGAAACGTACTTACGACTATCACGCTACGAAAAAACATTTAGAATTAAAAAAGCAACAATTATGTAAAAAACTCTCTAGCGTTAAACTAACTGAAGAAGAACGTAATCAACTAAAGATGGAAATTGATAACTATGAATATATTTTAAATTTAGTCGAGATGAATCATTACGAACGCGGGTTTTCTCGTTAA
- a CDS encoding methylated-DNA--[protein]-cysteine S-methyltransferase: MYRAYYESELGLLEITANTKGITSVIFVEERKEENKNEIIKQCINELDKYFAGKRKEFTVPLAAEGTTFQKNVWDALYTIPYGVSASYLDIAEKVGNTKAVRAIGGANSRNPISIIVPCHRVIGKSGKLVGYAGGLWRKEWLLKHEGILK, translated from the coding sequence ATGTATCGAGCTTATTATGAAAGCGAATTAGGCTTGCTTGAAATTACGGCGAATACGAAAGGGATTACGTCTGTCATATTTGTAGAGGAACGAAAAGAAGAAAATAAAAATGAAATAATAAAACAATGTATCAATGAGTTAGATAAATATTTTGCTGGGAAGAGAAAGGAGTTTACCGTTCCATTAGCAGCTGAGGGAACAACATTTCAAAAGAATGTTTGGGACGCTTTGTATACAATTCCTTACGGTGTGAGTGCTTCCTATTTAGATATTGCAGAGAAAGTTGGAAATACAAAAGCAGTACGAGCAATAGGTGGAGCAAATAGTCGAAATCCGATTTCAATTATTGTGCCATGCCATCGCGTGATTGGAAAAAGTGGTAAGCTTGTTGGGTATGCAGGTGGCTTATGGAGGAAAGAGTGGTTATTGAAACACGAAGGTATATTAAAATAA
- a CDS encoding GNAT family N-acetyltransferase yields MNPLLLDFPSEFYTDRLFIRMPKPGDGKVVYEAIMASMQELKLWMVFAQKEQTEKEIEASIRRSHIQFLQREDLRLLVFSKETGEFIASAGLHRINWEIPQFEIGYWIDTRFSGKGYMVEAAKGILEYAFSELKANRVEIRCDSRNVKSRAIPEKLGFKLEGILESSSVAVDGNGLRDTCVFAMTRNRYEKEEL; encoded by the coding sequence TTGAATCCGTTATTACTTGATTTTCCTTCTGAATTTTACACAGATAGACTGTTTATTCGAATGCCCAAACCAGGGGATGGAAAAGTCGTATATGAAGCAATTATGGCATCCATGCAAGAGTTAAAACTTTGGATGGTTTTCGCACAAAAAGAGCAAACAGAGAAAGAAATAGAAGCGAGTATTAGAAGGTCACATATTCAATTTTTACAGCGAGAAGATTTAAGATTGCTAGTGTTTTCGAAAGAAACAGGTGAATTTATTGCTTCTGCGGGATTACATCGAATTAATTGGGAAATACCGCAGTTTGAAATTGGGTATTGGATTGATACACGATTTAGCGGGAAAGGCTACATGGTTGAAGCTGCAAAAGGAATTTTGGAGTATGCTTTTTCTGAGTTGAAAGCAAACCGGGTAGAAATTCGCTGTGATTCAAGAAATGTGAAAAGTAGAGCGATACCAGAGAAATTAGGATTTAAGTTAGAAGGTATTTTAGAAAGCAGTAGTGTGGCGGTAGATGGAAATGGCTTAAGAGATACATGTGTGTTCGCTATGACGAGAAATAGATATGAGAAAGAAGAGCTATAA
- a CDS encoding aldo/keto reductase gives MERVQMANNLEFSRIIQGFWRLAEWNMPKQELLSFIEACMDMGITTFDHADIYGGYTCESLFGEALQLKPSLRENMQIVTKCGIAPASPKFPERYVGHYNTSAEHIVKSAENSLKNLHTDYIDLLLIHRPDPFMDPNEVAEAFSHLKQDGKVRHFGVSNFLPSQFNMLSSYLDFPLITNQIEVSAMHLEHFEKGTIDLCQERRINPMIWSPLAGGEIFTSQTDRAVRLRETLQKVASELNVDSIDTVMYAWLLAHPVKMMPIVGSGKLDRIKTAAMATELNLDRQQWFTIFESSNGHPVP, from the coding sequence ATGGAACGAGTTCAAATGGCTAATAATCTTGAGTTTTCTCGTATCATTCAAGGATTTTGGCGTTTAGCAGAATGGAATATGCCAAAACAAGAATTACTTTCTTTTATTGAAGCTTGTATGGATATGGGGATCACTACTTTTGATCATGCTGATATTTATGGAGGATATACGTGTGAATCCTTATTCGGGGAAGCATTACAATTAAAACCTTCGTTACGCGAAAACATGCAAATTGTTACAAAATGTGGAATCGCTCCCGCATCACCAAAATTTCCAGAGCGATATGTTGGTCACTATAATACAAGTGCCGAACATATTGTAAAAAGTGCAGAGAATTCACTTAAAAACTTACATACAGATTATATTGACTTGCTGCTCATTCATCGTCCTGATCCATTTATGGATCCAAATGAAGTAGCAGAAGCTTTTTCACACTTGAAACAAGATGGAAAGGTTCGTCATTTTGGTGTATCTAACTTTTTACCTTCTCAATTTAATATGTTAAGTTCATATTTAGATTTCCCACTCATTACAAATCAAATTGAAGTATCTGCAATGCATCTTGAACATTTTGAAAAGGGTACAATTGATTTATGCCAAGAAAGAAGAATCAATCCGATGATTTGGTCTCCTCTTGCTGGCGGAGAAATTTTCACTAGTCAAACTGATCGCGCCGTACGTTTACGTGAAACGTTACAAAAGGTGGCTTCAGAATTAAACGTTGACAGCATTGATACTGTAATGTATGCATGGCTCCTTGCCCATCCAGTCAAGATGATGCCAATCGTCGGTTCTGGTAAATTAGATCGAATAAAAACCGCTGCTATGGCAACAGAATTGAATTTAGACCGCCAACAATGGTTTACTATTTTTGAAAGTTCTAACGGGCATCCTGTGCCGTGA
- a CDS encoding metal ABC transporter substrate-binding protein, translating to MHKRLALFSFVLIFTLIFAGCSNKKEGSAKKDGKLSVYTTIFPLADFAKKIGGDYVNVEAIYPPGADSHTFEPSQKQTVQVAKADLFVYNGAELEPFAEKMEKTLKKENVKIINASNGIELRTSSEEEHHDHGDGHKEEEHHHDKDPHVWLDPTLAMKQAEKIKNALVDLQPEHKKEFEKNFAALQTKFTDLDDQFKAAVANAKTKEILVSHAAYGYWEQRYGLKQIPIAGISASDEPSQKELADITKIAKEHGLKYILFETFSTPKVASVIQKETGTKILRLSHLATISEDDAKNNKDYFTLMEENVNTLKEATN from the coding sequence ATGCATAAAAGATTAGCACTATTTTCATTCGTACTTATTTTCACACTCATTTTTGCTGGATGTTCTAATAAAAAAGAAGGCTCTGCAAAAAAAGATGGAAAACTTTCTGTTTACACAACTATTTTTCCACTTGCTGACTTCGCTAAAAAAATCGGCGGTGACTATGTAAATGTAGAAGCAATTTATCCACCTGGTGCAGATTCTCATACATTTGAACCGAGCCAGAAGCAAACGGTACAAGTTGCAAAAGCTGATTTATTTGTTTATAACGGCGCAGAATTAGAACCATTTGCTGAAAAAATGGAAAAAACATTAAAAAAAGAAAATGTTAAAATCATAAATGCATCTAATGGAATTGAACTTCGTACTTCATCCGAAGAAGAACATCATGATCACGGAGACGGTCATAAAGAGGAAGAACATCATCATGATAAAGATCCACATGTTTGGCTAGATCCTACACTTGCGATGAAACAAGCAGAAAAAATTAAAAATGCTCTTGTAGATTTACAACCTGAGCATAAAAAAGAGTTCGAAAAAAACTTTGCAGCACTACAAACAAAATTTACTGATTTAGACGATCAATTTAAAGCTGCTGTTGCAAATGCGAAAACAAAAGAAATATTAGTTTCCCACGCTGCATATGGTTACTGGGAACAACGATACGGTCTTAAACAAATACCTATCGCCGGAATCTCTGCTTCTGATGAGCCATCTCAAAAAGAGCTTGCTGACATTACAAAAATAGCAAAAGAGCACGGTCTAAAATATATCTTATTTGAAACATTCTCTACTCCAAAAGTAGCATCAGTTATCCAAAAAGAAACAGGCACGAAAATTTTACGCTTAAGTCATCTTGCTACAATTTCCGAAGATGACGCTAAGAACAATAAAGATTACTTTACGTTAATGGAGGAAAATGTAAACACCTTAAAAGAAGCTACAAACTAA
- a CDS encoding oxidoreductase, giving the protein MNERTALVLGASGLVGQEITRLLLDSDYYDSVTIFVREPLQWQHEKLQQKQVDFSVLEEYKEFFAVDDVFSCLGTTIKKAKTKANFKKVDYEYTLRAACLAEKQGVQNFLVISSMGANPKSLFFYSQVKGRMEEELQKLVIGGIHIFRPSLLVGNRQEFRFGERMAERISRIVPFIFKGAFKKYKPISAEEVAKGMYITALREESGIHIYNSKEITTIE; this is encoded by the coding sequence ATGAATGAACGAACAGCGTTAGTACTTGGTGCAAGTGGTTTAGTCGGACAAGAAATAACGCGTCTATTACTTGACTCAGATTACTACGATTCGGTTACTATTTTTGTAAGGGAACCGTTGCAATGGCAACATGAAAAATTACAGCAAAAACAGGTGGACTTTTCGGTATTAGAGGAATATAAAGAGTTTTTTGCTGTAGATGATGTTTTTAGTTGTTTAGGAACGACAATTAAGAAAGCAAAAACGAAGGCGAATTTTAAAAAAGTAGACTATGAATATACATTACGAGCAGCTTGTTTAGCTGAGAAACAAGGTGTACAAAACTTCCTCGTTATTTCATCTATGGGAGCAAATCCAAAGTCATTATTCTTTTACTCGCAAGTAAAGGGGCGGATGGAGGAAGAATTACAAAAGCTAGTTATTGGCGGAATTCATATTTTTAGACCGTCTTTATTAGTAGGAAATCGACAAGAATTTCGCTTCGGAGAGAGAATGGCTGAGAGAATATCTCGTATCGTCCCATTTATATTTAAAGGTGCTTTTAAAAAGTATAAGCCAATTTCAGCTGAAGAAGTTGCAAAAGGAATGTATATAACTGCGTTACGTGAAGAATCTGGAATTCATATTTATAATTCGAAAGAAATTACAACGATAGAATAA
- a CDS encoding DUF2628 domain-containing protein — protein MKCINCGSPCAEGHFNCENCQRSVHNETNEGSSPIENEMELYVGRQYPYYKRKWEKENKRIARWSWNGWAAFLNVGWLGYRKYYLPAFLFVILLVACDAFSYYMGFNVALPIINMVPLTFLLLIFIVLGMGIFANGLYYRFAERRIYRIKARGIENEAVENYLIRDSGGTSKMGATIVIILTAASIFSSHFFFPTDRDIIQKVRTSSLYEYPFFSIGESFESYFQQPGWVYYRGTDGLELVEFQGYSQEMPRKKVVIQFVVDYQMREIEPYSLTINGEPRGEEEFLKMMEEIFKIQNPFDLDEGLQVNRTKKETNGKQFLFVSFCNIKINI, from the coding sequence TTGAAATGTATAAATTGTGGGAGTCCTTGTGCTGAAGGTCACTTTAATTGTGAAAATTGTCAGCGAAGTGTACATAATGAAACGAACGAAGGAAGCTCACCGATAGAGAATGAAATGGAATTATATGTCGGAAGGCAATATCCATATTATAAAAGAAAATGGGAGAAAGAGAATAAACGAATCGCAAGATGGAGTTGGAACGGCTGGGCAGCTTTTTTGAATGTAGGGTGGCTTGGATATCGGAAGTATTATTTACCTGCCTTTCTATTTGTGATTTTATTAGTAGCGTGTGATGCGTTTTCTTATTATATGGGATTCAATGTAGCGCTCCCAATCATTAATATGGTCCCGCTTACATTTCTATTGCTTATTTTTATAGTATTAGGAATGGGGATTTTTGCAAATGGATTATATTATCGATTTGCTGAGCGGAGAATATATCGTATAAAAGCGCGTGGGATTGAAAACGAAGCAGTTGAAAACTATCTTATTCGTGATAGTGGTGGAACAAGTAAGATGGGAGCAACAATTGTTATCATTTTGACGGCGGCTAGTATATTTTCAAGTCACTTCTTCTTTCCGACAGATCGAGATATTATACAAAAAGTACGTACAAGCTCGCTTTATGAATATCCATTCTTTTCGATTGGTGAATCATTTGAAAGTTATTTCCAGCAACCAGGATGGGTATATTATCGTGGAACTGACGGTTTGGAATTAGTGGAATTTCAAGGATATAGCCAAGAGATGCCAAGAAAAAAAGTTGTTATTCAATTTGTTGTTGATTATCAAATGCGTGAAATAGAACCATATTCTCTTACAATTAATGGTGAGCCTCGAGGTGAAGAAGAATTTTTAAAGATGATGGAGGAAATATTTAAGATTCAAAATCCATTTGATTTAGATGAGGGATTACAAGTAAATAGGACAAAAAAAGAAACGAACGGAAAACAATTTCTGTTCGTTTCTTTTTGTAATATTAAAATAAATATTTAA
- a CDS encoding LLM class flavin-dependent oxidoreductase, producing the protein MIKLSVLDQSSISDGSTAGEAFSHTVTLAQEVEKLGFTRFWVSEHHNSVSLAGSSPEVLISHIAAKTNRMKVGSGGVMLPHYSSYKVAENFRVLEALYPNRIDLGVGRAPGGMPIATRALQEGKMVSLDQYPEQIQDVAMYLHDKVPENHQYANLKATPIVPTAPEMWMLGSSGESAMIAAKHGASFAFAQFINGYGGPEVMKAYQEQFHPSFLGDKPKSIVAIFVICGETNEEAERIASSLDLSILLLEQGKRTTGTPSIETAQNYAYSAYDLFRIKENRQRMIVGDPTSVKEKILNLSEAYTTEEFMIVTITHQFEDKLKSYRLLAEAFNL; encoded by the coding sequence ATGATAAAATTAAGTGTTTTAGATCAATCGTCCATTTCTGATGGTAGCACAGCAGGTGAAGCTTTTTCACATACAGTAACACTTGCACAAGAAGTGGAAAAACTAGGATTCACACGCTTTTGGGTATCTGAACATCATAATTCTGTAAGTTTAGCTGGTTCAAGCCCTGAAGTACTTATTTCTCATATTGCAGCGAAAACGAATCGTATGAAAGTCGGTTCTGGTGGTGTCATGCTTCCTCACTATAGTTCATATAAAGTTGCGGAGAATTTCCGCGTCTTAGAAGCACTTTATCCAAATCGCATTGACCTTGGAGTTGGTAGAGCGCCTGGTGGCATGCCAATAGCTACTCGCGCTCTTCAAGAAGGAAAAATGGTCTCGCTCGATCAATATCCAGAGCAAATCCAAGATGTAGCAATGTACTTACATGATAAAGTACCTGAAAATCATCAATATGCGAATTTAAAAGCTACTCCTATAGTTCCTACAGCCCCTGAAATGTGGATGCTCGGTTCTAGCGGAGAAAGCGCTATGATTGCAGCAAAACATGGGGCTTCTTTTGCATTCGCACAGTTTATTAACGGATATGGTGGCCCTGAAGTCATGAAAGCTTATCAAGAACAATTCCACCCTTCTTTTTTAGGCGACAAACCAAAATCAATCGTTGCCATTTTTGTAATTTGCGGAGAAACGAATGAAGAAGCTGAAAGAATTGCATCTAGTCTAGATTTATCAATCTTATTACTAGAACAAGGAAAACGGACAACCGGTACTCCCTCCATCGAAACTGCTCAAAATTACGCATATAGCGCTTATGATCTATTCCGTATAAAAGAAAATCGTCAAAGAATGATCGTCGGTGACCCAACATCCGTTAAAGAAAAAATCTTAAACTTAAGCGAAGCATATACTACTGAAGAATTTATGATTGTCACGATTACTCATCAATTTGAAGATAAATTAAAGTCTTATCGCTTATTGGCAGAAGCCTTTAATTTATAA
- a CDS encoding Dps family protein — MSTKTNVVEVLNKQVANWNVLYVKLHNYHWYVTGPHFFTLHEKFEEFYNEAATYIDELAERILALEGKPLATMSEYLESSTVREGTSKESAEEMVQALVNDFSALIQELKEGMEVAEEAGDETSADMLLAIHTTLEQHVWMLSAFLK; from the coding sequence GTGAGTACGAAAACAAATGTTGTTGAAGTATTAAACAAGCAGGTAGCAAACTGGAACGTGTTATATGTGAAACTTCATAATTATCACTGGTATGTGACAGGGCCTCACTTCTTTACATTACATGAAAAATTTGAAGAATTTTATAATGAAGCAGCAACATATATTGATGAATTAGCAGAACGTATTTTAGCGTTAGAAGGAAAACCATTAGCGACAATGAGTGAGTACTTAGAATCATCTACTGTGCGTGAAGGGACAAGTAAAGAATCAGCAGAAGAAATGGTACAAGCTTTAGTAAATGATTTTTCCGCACTTATTCAAGAATTAAAAGAAGGTATGGAAGTAGCGGAGGAAGCTGGAGATGAAACATCAGCTGATATGTTATTAGCAATTCATACGACATTAGAACAACATGTGTGGATGCTAAGTGCATTCTTAAAATAA
- a CDS encoding flavin monoamine oxidase family protein, which produces MQKDMQFDTKADEMLTIIDKGLPKTTRPKQIVVIGAGISGLVSASLLKNAGHQVKIFEANNRVGGRIETIRMEDSGLYLDVGAMRIPYSHILTMAYIRKFGLKVSPFINRNETDIIYVNGRKTTLQQYEKNPSILRYPVAMNEEGKTSEELLLLAVQPIINFIKRNPKKNWGVVEKDFGKYSTGQFLKYHPYQYNTYFSSVTIEMIGVLLDLEGFLERSFVETLRFIYIMQEESGFCEINGGNDKLPKAFLPQLEGDIFYNQKLMKLHQHDNGVTAYYRSEETFEYTSITGDIVIITIPFSTMRFVEIDPFDSVSHEKWKAIRELHYMPATKIGIQFKSRFWEEQGQLGGRIITDLPIRYAYYPSYGIGSKGPAMMLGSYTWSYDALLWDGLSEGDRIYYTLQNLATILGGQVYDEFMSGIAKNWTLDPYALGGFALFQAGQESELQPAIVKPEGKIYFAGDHTTLYHGWIQGAIESGIRVAVEVNELVI; this is translated from the coding sequence GTGCAAAAGGATATGCAATTTGATACGAAGGCAGATGAAATGCTAACGATTATTGATAAGGGATTGCCAAAGACGACCCGTCCGAAACAAATTGTTGTAATTGGAGCTGGGATATCCGGATTAGTATCGGCATCTTTACTTAAAAATGCAGGGCATCAAGTGAAAATTTTTGAGGCAAATAATCGTGTAGGAGGCCGGATTGAGACGATAAGAATGGAGGATAGTGGATTATATTTAGATGTCGGAGCAATGCGTATTCCGTATTCGCATATATTAACGATGGCATATATAAGAAAATTTGGGCTAAAGGTGAGCCCTTTTATTAATCGAAATGAAACAGATATTATTTATGTCAATGGTCGGAAAACGACGTTACAACAATATGAAAAAAATCCGAGTATTTTAAGGTATCCTGTTGCAATGAATGAAGAAGGGAAAACATCGGAAGAGTTATTGCTGTTAGCAGTACAACCAATTATTAATTTTATTAAAAGAAACCCAAAGAAGAATTGGGGAGTCGTTGAAAAAGATTTTGGGAAGTATTCCACAGGACAGTTTTTAAAGTATCATCCTTATCAGTATAATACGTATTTTTCCTCTGTAACGATTGAGATGATAGGTGTACTTTTAGATTTAGAAGGTTTTTTAGAAAGGTCATTTGTGGAAACGTTACGCTTTATATATATAATGCAGGAAGAAAGCGGTTTTTGTGAAATTAATGGAGGGAATGATAAGTTACCAAAAGCTTTTTTACCTCAATTAGAAGGAGACATTTTCTATAATCAGAAATTAATGAAGCTTCATCAGCATGATAATGGTGTTACTGCTTATTATCGGAGTGAGGAGACTTTTGAATATACTAGTATAACAGGTGATATTGTTATTATTACAATTCCGTTTTCGACAATGAGATTTGTAGAAATTGATCCATTTGACTCTGTATCTCATGAAAAATGGAAAGCAATTCGTGAGCTACATTATATGCCCGCTACAAAAATAGGAATTCAATTTAAAAGTCGCTTTTGGGAAGAGCAAGGACAATTAGGAGGTAGAATTATAACGGATTTGCCTATTCGTTATGCCTATTATCCGAGTTATGGAATCGGCTCAAAAGGGCCAGCTATGATGCTTGGGAGTTATACGTGGTCTTATGATGCATTATTATGGGATGGATTATCAGAAGGAGACCGCATCTATTATACGTTACAAAACTTAGCAACAATATTAGGGGGGCAAGTATATGATGAGTTCATGTCCGGAATAGCAAAAAACTGGACATTGGATCCATATGCGTTAGGAGGGTTTGCACTCTTTCAAGCTGGTCAAGAATCTGAACTGCAGCCAGCTATTGTAAAACCTGAAGGGAAAATCTATTTTGCGGGAGATCATACGACGCTATATCACGGATGGATACAAGGGGCAATTGAATCAGGAATTCGTGTGGCAGTAGAAGTGAATGAGTTAGTCATATGA
- a CDS encoding GNAT family N-acetyltransferase, with the protein MNLHICEVTANNWRSVAALDVAKEQQYFIESNAFSLAESLYEENGTSVGLYDGETLVGYAMYGWYAKKYESVWLDRFMIDQHFQGNGYAKHFLRLLIQYLQQKFQCKRIYLSLHPDNKLAMGLYESFGFRLTGDIDDDGPVVGVVMELLIDKNASL; encoded by the coding sequence ATGAATCTTCACATCTGTGAAGTAACAGCAAATAATTGGCGTTCAGTCGCTGCTTTAGACGTAGCAAAGGAACAGCAGTACTTTATTGAAAGCAATGCGTTTTCTTTAGCAGAATCATTATATGAAGAAAACGGAACGTCAGTAGGCTTATATGATGGCGAAACACTTGTAGGATATGCAATGTATGGTTGGTATGCAAAGAAGTATGAAAGCGTATGGTTAGATCGTTTTATGATCGACCAACATTTTCAAGGAAATGGATATGCAAAACATTTTCTACGTCTATTAATTCAATATTTACAACAAAAATTTCAATGTAAAAGAATTTATTTAAGCCTTCATCCAGACAACAAATTAGCAATGGGGCTCTATGAATCATTTGGATTTCGCTTAACAGGTGATATTGATGATGATGGACCAGTTGTAGGTGTTGTAATGGAATTACTTATAGATAAAAATGCTAGCCTGTGA